One stretch of Tachysurus fulvidraco isolate hzauxx_2018 chromosome 12, HZAU_PFXX_2.0, whole genome shotgun sequence DNA includes these proteins:
- the ptp4a2a gene encoding protein tyrosine phosphatase type IVA 2a — protein sequence MNRPAPVEITYECMRFLITHNPTNAQLPKFTEELKSFGVQTLVRVCEATYDKAPVEKEGIEVLDWPFDDGCSPSDQIVDDWLNLLKCKFKDEPRSCIAVHCVAGLGRAPVLVAIALIECGMMYEDAVQFIRQKRRGAFNSKQLMYLEKYKPKMRLRFKDANGQNCRIQ from the exons ATGAATCGTCCTGCTCCTGTCGAAATCACCTACGAGTGTATGAGGTTCCTGATCACACACAATCCCACCAACGCACAACTGCCCAAGTTTACTGAG GAGCTGAAGAGCTTCGGTGTTCAGACACTGGTTCGGGTTTGTGAGGCCACTTATGACAAAGCACCTGTGGAAAAGGAAGGCATTGAAGTTCTG GACTGGCCTTTTGACGACGGCTGCTCTCCGTCAGATCAAATCGTGGATGACTGGTTAAATCTCctgaaatgtaaatttaaagaTGAACCACGCAGCTGCATCGCAGTGCACTGTGTTGCAGGACTGGGCCG AGCTCCCGTGTTGGTGGCCATCGCGTTAATCGAGTGTGGGATGATGTACGAGGACGCCGTTCAGTTCATCCGACA GAAGCGACGTGGAGCCTTCAACTCCAAACAGCTCATGTACCTCGAGAAATACAAACCCAAGATGCGTTTGCGCTTCAAAGATGCCAACGGGCAAAACTGCCGCATTCAGTAG
- the LOC125146023 gene encoding uncharacterized protein LOC125146023, with protein MTDTDTRTKMAASLSLALSLSLALSLSLSRSLSLSLSRSLSLMSCCSLFSPSVRHSGLLIPEKEGSECQSANTHKSESTSRPLAGRSSDLSIIHRLHSSVLCLSDLSIIHRLHSSVSCLSDLSTLRRLHSTVSCLSDLSTLRRLHSTVSCLSDLSTLRRLHPSVSRLSDLSTLRRLHSSVSCLSDLSTLRRLHSSVSCLSDLSTLRRLHSTVMCLSDLSTLHRLHSSVSCLSDLSTLRRLHSSVSRLSDLSTLHRLHSSVLCLSDLSTLRRLHPSVLCLSDLSTLRRLHSSVSRFSDLSTLRRLHSSVLCLSDLSTLHRLHSSVSCLSDLSTLHRLHPSVLCLSDLSTLHRLHSSVLCLSDLSTLRRLHSSVSCLSDLSTLHRLHSSVSCLSDLSTLRRLHSSVSCLSDLSTLRRLHPSVSCLSDLSTLHRLHSSVSCLTSWHCGYF; from the coding sequence ATGACAGATACGGACACCAGGACAAAAATggcagcctctctctctctcgctctctctctctctctcgctctctctctctctctctctcgctctctctctctctctctctctcgctctctctctctcatgtcttgttgttctcttttttctccgTCTGTTCGACACTCAGGTTTGCTGATTCCAGAGAAGGAGGGAAGTGAGTGCCAGAGCGCCAACACTCATAAATCTGAATCCACCAGCAGGCCCCTGGCAGGAAGGAGCTCAGACCTCAGCATAATACACCGTCTTCACTCGTCTGTGTTGTGTCTCTCAGACCTCAGCATAATACACCGTCTTCACTCGTCTGTGTCGTGTCTCTCAGACCTCAGCACACTACGCCGTCTTCACTCGACTGTGTCGTGTCTCTCAGACCTCAGCACACTACGCCGTCTTCACTCGACTGTGTCGTGTCTCTCAGACCTCAGCACACTACGCCGTCTTCACCCGTCTGTGTCGCGTCTCTCAGACCTCAGCACACTACGCCGTCTTCACTCGTCTGTGTCGTGTCTCTCAGACCTCAGCACACTACGCCGTCTTCACTCGTCTGTGTCGTGTCTCTCAGACCTCAGCACACTACGCCGTCTTCACTCGACTGTAATGTGTCTCTCAGACCTCAGCACACTACACCGTCTTCACTCGTCTGTGTCGTGTCTCTCAGACCTCAGCACACTACGCCGTCTTCACTCGTCTGTGTCACGTCTCTCAGACCTCAGCACACTACACCGTCTTCACTCGTCTGTGTTGTGTCTCTCAGACCTCAGCACACTACGCCGTCTTCACCCGTCTGTGTTGTGTCTCTCAGACCTCAGCACACTACGCCGTCTTCACTCGTCTGTGTCGCGTTTCTCAGACCTCAGCACACTACGCCGTCTTCACTCGTCTGTGTTGTGTCTCTCAGACCTCAGCACACTACACCGTCTTCACTCGTCTGTGTCGTGTCTCTCAGACCTCAGCACACTACACCGTCTTCACCCGTCTGTGTTGTGTCTCTCAGACCTCAGCACACTACACCGTCTTCACTCGTCTGTGTTGTGTCTCTCAGACCTCAGCACACTACGCCGTCTTCACTCGTCTGTGTCGTGTCTCTCAGACCTCAGCACACTACACCGTCTTCACTCGTCTGTGTCGTGTCTCTCAGACCTCAGCACACTACGCCGTCTTCACTCGTCTGTGTCGTGTCTCTCAGACCTCAGCACACTACGCCGTCTTCACCCGTCTGTGTCGTGTCTCTCAGACCTCAGCACACTACACCGTCTTCACTCGTCTGTGTCGTGTCTCACAAGTTGGCATTGtggttatttttaa